The genome window CATCATCTTGGTGGAACGGTGAAAATTGAAGTGTTGGATCGTGATCATAGGGAAATGACCATCTTTGGCTAAGACGATTTCAAAAAGCCACCTTTATCAGGTGGCTTTCTGCCTGGAAGAACGACTGCTGTGCTTTTTTCCTTTTATCGATCGCTTCATGAACGATCAGTTAATCAAGCGTGAAATCTCCAGAACCCGTATACACTTTGAGCATGGTATCACCGCTGCCAAACTTGCCTTTGATCATTCTGTCGTCTTCCGCGCGCTCCGTCACCTGGAAGCCATCCCATCTGATATGGCCGGCTCCTGAGCCACCGCTGTAATCGACCGTCAACGATTTCGGCTCCTGCTCCAGAGTGATCTTCACATCGCCGCTTTTGGTAGATACATCGGTGTCGTGCAGCAATTCTACAAAGTCGATCGTGATATCTCCGGATTCCGCATCGCCTTTCACTATTGCTTCCCCTTCCTTGAGAGAGATGTCTCCGCTGTCCGAATGAAATTTCAATGTATCCGCCTTGAATTGCTCTGCCTGAATATCGCCAGAATTCGTATCCAACAGGATCGCCGAAGCATTGCTTTCTTCCAGTTTTACATCTCCGCTGCTCGTAAAGAGATCGATCGTTTTTCCCTCCACATTTTCTACCTCAATATCTCCGCTGCCAACTTTCACTTTTAGCTCATCCCATTGTTTCTCCGGAAGCTCGACCGTCATATCGACGCTCTCGTAACGAAATATCCGAAACCCCTCCTGCTTTTCCAAGC of Brevibacillus choshinensis contains these proteins:
- a CDS encoding DUF4097 family beta strand repeat-containing protein gives rise to the protein MNKNGLIGVVLIALGIWWGVSAFDSGKGFAWSLPFTETKEVNLEQSFDASSIKEIVVDVSSTDVHVVRGSSDKVQVRLHGEASPKIADQFRLKGENKGNRLQIGLEKQEGFRIFRYESVDMTVELPEKQWDELKVKVGSGDIEVENVEGKTIDLFTSSGDVKLEESNASAILLDTNSGDIQAEQFKADTLKFHSDSGDISLKEGEAIVKGDAESGDITIDFVELLHDTDVSTKSGDVKITLEQEPKSLTVDYSGGSGAGHIRWDGFQVTERAEDDRMIKGKFGSGDTMLKVYTGSGDFTLD